In a genomic window of Armatimonadota bacterium:
- a CDS encoding IS110 family transposase: MEPQIWWVGIDVGRFFHALCAVNGAGEVVWQRKRVPNTTAAMRRALDELRVCAGACTVRFASEEAGGNARALMRLLAQREETVYLAQPLRVHRFHLALGQPHKSDPYDAQVIAQFARQNHAALPRVRPMEPQLEALRVLSRRLEAVSRDLRRCLNRLRATLAEYAPEWLVCSVFSDWSTEAALGTLQRYARISKLRRTPLGRLAQALSRWTRGRFGADHASALQQAFAEVCLPPAVEDAYVQALESLLRQIRTLLAEKRCLLALQAEFGYGPETAAIIVSEAGAVADFPTEPKFATYCGVTPIKRQSGLSAGSAHLSRFTN; encoded by the coding sequence GTGGAACCGCAAATCTGGTGGGTGGGCATTGATGTAGGCCGTTTCTTTCACGCCCTGTGCGCCGTGAATGGTGCCGGTGAGGTGGTTTGGCAGCGCAAGCGCGTCCCCAACACCACCGCCGCCATGCGCCGCGCCCTGGACGAACTCCGTGTCTGCGCAGGCGCCTGCACCGTGCGCTTCGCCTCCGAGGAAGCCGGCGGCAACGCGCGCGCCCTCATGCGCTTGCTGGCGCAGCGCGAGGAGACCGTCTACCTCGCCCAGCCCCTGCGCGTGCACCGCTTCCACCTCGCGCTGGGCCAGCCCCATAAGTCCGATCCCTATGACGCCCAGGTCATCGCTCAGTTCGCGCGCCAGAATCATGCCGCGCTCCCCCGTGTGCGCCCCATGGAACCACAGCTCGAGGCCCTGCGCGTGCTCTCCCGGCGCCTGGAAGCGGTCTCCAGGGACCTGCGCCGCTGCCTCAACCGCCTGCGCGCCACCCTCGCCGAATATGCCCCGGAGTGGCTGGTGTGCTCCGTGTTCTCGGACTGGTCAACCGAGGCCGCCCTGGGCACCCTGCAGCGTTACGCGCGCATCTCCAAGCTGCGCCGCACCCCTCTGGGGCGCCTGGCCCAGGCCCTCAGCCGCTGGACCCGCGGCCGCTTCGGCGCCGATCACGCGAGCGCCCTGCAGCAGGCATTCGCCGAGGTCTGCTTGCCTCCTGCGGTGGAAGACGCCTATGTCCAGGCGCTGGAGTCACTGCTGCGCCAGATCCGCACCCTGCTGGCCGAGAAGCGCTGCTTGCTGGCGCTGCAGGCCGAGTTCGGCTATGGCCCCGAGACCGCCGCCATCATCGTCTCCGAGGCCGGCGCGGTGGCGGACTTCCCCACCGAGCCCAAGTTCGCCACCTACTGCGGGGTGACTCCCATCAAGCGCCAGTCCGGGCTCTCGGCGGGCTCGGCGCACCTGTCGCGCTTCACCAAC